TTGCCAAATTGATTAGGACTGGTACGGTATATTTAAAACTCAACCGTACCGGATCAACCGTCACTAAAGTGGGGATGAAGCTGCGATAGGACTGTGGCCAATactgtttttaaattatctaaGATATACACATACTAGTACCAAATGTATCTGGATATGTATAAGTACCAgaacaaataaacatttcaagCGCACCTTGcaaattatttagaaatatgtCATTTCCTAGATCAGTCAAATGAACACCATCTTCCTTTAAAAAAGTACTATTAGGAAGAATATATGGATACTTTATATAATGTCCCCCATTCTTTAACACGAATGATGCAATGGCACTATTTATCCTAATTCTGCATGCCATCATGCTATCCTGACTTTTTGAATGACGCCAATTTGTTCTGGGTAAAATCTAAGACCAGACAATCGAACTTTTCGGTAGATAACTTTGTACCTTCTCCAAGGTGGCCTTGATTTCATTCCTGAAAAATCCTAATTTTGTCTTCTCCAAATCATTTCCAGCAATATGAAGGACAACATATTTCGGCgctttttcatatttcatcaGTCTTTTTATTGTCGATTCCAAATCTTTTAAACCCATGCCACCATACCCTTGCCACCAAATTTTAACTCCTATTCTATGGAGACCTAAATTTACACCACCTGTTTTACTTCTTGCGTGtacaaatgcattttttatcaaaaatgagCCTATTATCCATACTGACACTTCTTGGCCTacaatttaatacatgtatgtattgaCATGAAATATACTTAATTGACCATCAAATTCAacgaaatttattcaaaattgtggTATTCGTATATAACTTTTGAAAGTATCAGAACTCCAACGACCCATTACTTTAATTTGCTCGTCAGAAAAACCAAGCATAGTTGCTGAAGTAGCACTACCGATTCTAAATGAGTGCGTCCCATACTTTGATTGATCAAAACCAATATACCCCAGGGCTTGTTTTAGAATTCCTGAAAACTGATATCCAGTCATCGGAGTAATTGAGACATATCTTCGTAATTATTAatcttattataaaaactgatagctgaaatataacatttcacCGTAGATGGAGCCATGTCCAAGCAAGACATGTATGCAATGAACTGAGTAATGTGGTTCAATGGTATTCCAAAATACTTCTCTCTGTAATGTAATTACACGTCTGTTCACTTGTAGCTCAAAGTTGAAAAGAACGCTAACGTCAAATTGACGTCACTACTATACATCTTATCGACaatatatgaatttataaaGGAAAGCACTGCAACGGACGATATTAAAACTTTCCACTAGAATAACCGAATTTATGTATATTACATAAATTCTAGTATGTGAACTGAGCCATGACACTTGATAACACAGGCTGAAAAGTTctcaaataattttcaagaaaaataataaatttaacacTCTATGTTGATAAGGGAATTTCCATGCGATGCTTTCAAGATTAGCAATGttatttgagaataaaaaagaacaaactaAAATAGACGCTAAAGATCGTTACGAACCTATTGTTTCATATGTTTTTCCAAAAGTTTACATATGGTTTGTacctgaaaccaaagttttagaccttgacctttgacctaggaaggtggtacatacattatgacacaccctctgATGTTGGttaaaattctgtccgcagttaaagagggtcttcagatatactgtgaaactgtttactctcgtagtggtattaaccatatgtggattctgaaaaactctaaagaacttcttgataattttaaatctcggtctttttctgaaattagttctacatgttctattaaaacttttgatttttcaaccttgtatacaaccattccccatgtgaaattgaaaaaccgtctaaaagaaataatccacaatgcttttcatcataaaaatggtagcatacgctataaatttatcactttgggataccataaggcatattttgttaataaggaacaaaagggtaaaacatactacacagaggaacaagtgatcagtatgctggagtttcttattgacaacatatttgttgaatttggaggtagactttttcaacaaattgtcggcattcctatgggaacgaactgtgcgcctctccttgctgacctcttcttattttcatatgaatcggagttccttcagacacttgtcaaaaacaagaagatcaaagaagccaggttatttaatttcactttcagatatattgatgatgttctttccattaacaatccgaacttttctgattggattccattaatatacccaccagaactagaaattaaagagaccacagacacggcttcctccgcctcatttttagacttatacctcgaatttgacatacacagtcatctcagtaccagaatctatgacaaacgagacgattttaattttgaaattatcaatttcccccaccttagtagtaatataccaacttcacctgcatatggaatatacatttcccaacttattatgtattcaagagcttgcagctcctattcagactttgtaaaacgtcaccagtgtctgagcaaaaagttgatgaaccaggggtatgtcaaagaacgtctcgtcctttttctaaaaaagttcatcggaagatacccagaacttgttgataaatattccgtatcaacttcacaaataatacaagatggtcttgaaggatagattttgcgtactgacgtttgttatcatcttaattacgtattatagaattcttttataagtcttttttagataatcatttgaagtgactcagtggttatgtaaaaccacatactttgaacggcaaaattatttcattgattgatattacttttacttaaggatcttgaatactatgaatgacaaaactattttattcaataatactactttttctgtttagtctgtttttcatgatatacatttgacgtgaaactgtacttatgtatcccgtcatactttgaaccacaccattattttatttattattattacttttactgttaagtctggtttttggtatatctactttacgtgagtctgtatttatgtatgccgacatacgacaaaattattttttatgtctacctgtgcgaatttcaaacgcgctattttacaccagtaatgaaaaccttctatcatttatgggtagactttacatagataaattcagccgtatttgacgtgaaactgttcttatgtatcccttcatactttgaaccacaccattattttatttattattattacttttactgttaagtctgtttttgttatatcaactt
Above is a window of Mytilus trossulus isolate FHL-02 chromosome 4, PNRI_Mtr1.1.1.hap1, whole genome shotgun sequence DNA encoding:
- the LOC134714365 gene encoding uncharacterized protein LOC134714365 yields the protein MLCCTVKTHQCCRDCSLVLRQEVSVWIIGSFLIKNAFVHARSKTGGVNLGLHRIGVKIWWQGYGGMGLKDLESTIKRLMKYEKAPKYVVLHIAGNDLEKTKLGFFRNEIKATLEKVQSYLPKSSIEDGVHLTDLGNDIFLNNLQGALEMFICSGTYTYPDTFGTSMCIS